A genome region from Denticeps clupeoides unplaced genomic scaffold, fDenClu1.1, whole genome shotgun sequence includes the following:
- the cacng1b gene encoding voltage-dependent calcium channel gamma-1 subunit, with product MLQDKKSKVKVTFVAILLGITSMFAAVVTDHWAVLSPRVEHQNTTCEAAHLGLWRLCKKSIFMVQEEPGGKGCGPLSLPGVKNCSYFRRFVPGEEADIFEVKTQKEYNISAAAIAIFSLAFMTLGTLCLVGAFGKGRDYLLRPAGMFFAFAGLCIIISVEVMRQSVKRMISSDETIWIQYYYSWSFMCACTAFILLFLSGVSLLLISMPHMPRNPWETCMDADPETVE from the exons ATGCTACAGGACAAGAAGAGCAAGGTGAAGGTGACCTTCGTTGCCATCCTACTGGGCATCACTTCCATGTTTGCTGCTGTGGTGACTGACCACTGGGCAGTGCTGAGTCCACGAGTGGAGCATCAGAACACCACCTGTGAGGCAGCACACCTGGGACTGTGGCGTCTCTGCAAAAAGAGCATCTTCATGGTGCAAGAGGAGCCAGGGGGCAAGGGCTGCGGCCCCCTCAGTCTGCCTGGAG TGAAGAACTGCTCCTACTTCAGACGATTCGTGCCAGGAGAGGAGGCTGACATTTTTGAGGTAAAGACACAGAAAG AGTACAACATCTCTGCTGCTGCGATCGCCATCTTCAGCCTGGCCTTCATGACCCTCGGAACGTTGTGCCTGGTGGGCGCGTTTGGAAAGGGCCGGGACTACCTGCTCCGTCCAGCCGGCATGTTTTTTGCCTTTGCAG GGCTCTGTATCATCATCTCAGTTGAGGTCATGCGTCAGTCCGTGAAGCGGATGATTAGCAGCGATGAGACCATCTGGATCCAGTACTACTACTCCTGGTCGTTCATGTGTGCCTGCACggccttcatcctcctcttcctcagcggTGTCAGCCTCCTTCTCATCTCCATGCCACACATGCCCCGCAACCCGTGGGAGACGTGCATGGATGCTGACCCAGAGACTGTAGAGTAG
- the aimp2 gene encoding aminoacyl tRNA synthase complex-interacting multifunctional protein 2 isoform X1, translating into MAMYQVKPFGGGDIIHLPTCMYRLPNIHTQTVRCADHVLQQNGEIDTGLKALEERQDEILRRLWELKAAVDGLAKTVTTPDADLDATTVPPSPASASTFRGSVDLDSLLGRDLGALRDIVINASPSRPPLCLLVLHRLLCQRYQVLSSVHVHSSVSSVPPKLVNCLGLRRTDNFQRQRFQLGFTLIWKDVPKVQMKFCVPTMCTIEGEANVARFLFRLLGVEPQDPAMATMIDSWVDTAFLQLAQGGAKEQATVVHALNDSLSRSPWLVGAEYSLADMACASCLLQTGAAKSGLVNVQRWLKACQNLGHFNFIHALLQ; encoded by the exons ATGGCCATGTACCAGGTAAAGCCCTTCGGTGGGGGTGACATAATTCATTTGCCGACCTGCATGTACCGGTTACCGAACATCCACACGCAGACTGTCCGCTGTGCCGACCATGTGCTGCAG cagaatggcGAGATTGACACTGGGCTGAAGGCTCTGGAGGAGAGACAGGATGAGATCCTGCGGCGCCTTTGGGAGCTGAAGGCGGCTGTTGACGGTCTGGCCAAGACTGTCACCACCCCCGACGCGGACCTGGACGCGACCACCGTGCCACCCTCTCCTGCCTCGGCCTCTACCTTCCGAGGCTCAGTTGATTTGGACTCCTTGCTGGGCAGA GACCTGGGAGCCCTCAGGGACATTGTGATCAATGCCAGTCCATCACGGCCGCCACTGTGTCTGCTGGTGCTCCACAGGCTGCTGTGCCAGCGTTACCAGGTCCTTTCCTCGGTGCATGTGCACTCCTCTGTCTCCTCCGTCCCTCCAAAGCTCGTCAACTGCTTGGGTCTTCGCCGCACCGACAACTTCCAGCGACAGAGATTCCAGCTGGGCTTCACTCTCATATGGAAGGATG TGCCAAAGGTACAGATGAAGTTCTGTGTGCCCACCATGTGCACCATTGAGGGAGAGGCAAATGTGGCAAGATTCCTCTTCAGGCTTCTGGGTGTGGAGCCCCAGGATCCTGCTATGGCGACTATGATTGACAGCTGGGTGGACACTGCATTCCTGCAGCTGGCACAGGGAGGAGCAAAGGAGCAGGCGACCGTGGTGCACGCCCTCAACGATTCCCTTAGCCGCAGCCCATGGCTCGTGGGGGCGGAGTACTCCCTGGCCGACATGGCGTGTGCCTCCTGCCTCCTTCAGACAGGGGCGGCCAAGTCAGGCCTTGTTAATGTGCAGCGCTGGCTGAAGGCATGTCAGAACCTCGGCCACTTTAACTTTATACATGCGCTGCTGCAATAA
- the aimp2 gene encoding aminoacyl tRNA synthase complex-interacting multifunctional protein 2 isoform X3 codes for MAMYQQNGEIDTGLKALEERQDEILRRLWELKAAVDGLAKTVTTPDADLDATTVPPSPASASTFRGSVDLDSLLGRDLGALRDIVINASPSRPPLCLLVLHRLLCQRYQVLSSVHVHSSVSSVPPKLVNCLGLRRTDNFQRQRFQLGFTLIWKDVPKVQMKFCVPTMCTIEGEANVARFLFRLLGVEPQDPAMATMIDSWVDTAFLQLAQGGAKEQATVVHALNDSLSRSPWLVGAEYSLADMACASCLLQTGAAKSGLVNVQRWLKACQNLGHFNFIHALLQ; via the exons ATGGCCATGTACCAG cagaatggcGAGATTGACACTGGGCTGAAGGCTCTGGAGGAGAGACAGGATGAGATCCTGCGGCGCCTTTGGGAGCTGAAGGCGGCTGTTGACGGTCTGGCCAAGACTGTCACCACCCCCGACGCGGACCTGGACGCGACCACCGTGCCACCCTCTCCTGCCTCGGCCTCTACCTTCCGAGGCTCAGTTGATTTGGACTCCTTGCTGGGCAGA GACCTGGGAGCCCTCAGGGACATTGTGATCAATGCCAGTCCATCACGGCCGCCACTGTGTCTGCTGGTGCTCCACAGGCTGCTGTGCCAGCGTTACCAGGTCCTTTCCTCGGTGCATGTGCACTCCTCTGTCTCCTCCGTCCCTCCAAAGCTCGTCAACTGCTTGGGTCTTCGCCGCACCGACAACTTCCAGCGACAGAGATTCCAGCTGGGCTTCACTCTCATATGGAAGGATG TGCCAAAGGTACAGATGAAGTTCTGTGTGCCCACCATGTGCACCATTGAGGGAGAGGCAAATGTGGCAAGATTCCTCTTCAGGCTTCTGGGTGTGGAGCCCCAGGATCCTGCTATGGCGACTATGATTGACAGCTGGGTGGACACTGCATTCCTGCAGCTGGCACAGGGAGGAGCAAAGGAGCAGGCGACCGTGGTGCACGCCCTCAACGATTCCCTTAGCCGCAGCCCATGGCTCGTGGGGGCGGAGTACTCCCTGGCCGACATGGCGTGTGCCTCCTGCCTCCTTCAGACAGGGGCGGCCAAGTCAGGCCTTGTTAATGTGCAGCGCTGGCTGAAGGCATGTCAGAACCTCGGCCACTTTAACTTTATACATGCGCTGCTGCAATAA
- the cacng4b gene encoding calcium channel, voltage-dependent, gamma subunit 4b, with amino-acid sequence MGSLTRRCDAPRTMARCDRGVQMLLATIGAFAAFSLMSIAIGTDYWLYSRTYLCNATNVTTDDSQTQPRKPTGDLTHSGLWRICCVEGINRGSCFQINHFPDDNDYDTDSSEYLLRIVRASSIFPILSTILLLLGSVCVGVGRVYTKRNSILLSASILFVAAGLSNIIGIIVYISSNTGDPINKKDEDKKNQYSYGWSFYFGALSFIVAETVAVLAINIYIETNKESLRFHSHGNIRHSNSSSSPYTCIPNFQNRRQRSRSSSRSTEASSHEASPSSSSDAMKMAASVPVGDISLYTLTRDHSLKAGIDSNYSNEHDPGFLQVHSCFPNDVNDTINRRTTPV; translated from the exons ATGGGAAGTTTGACACGGCGCTGTGATGCGCCTCGCACCATGGCTCGGTGCGATCGTGGGGTCCAGATGCTGCTGGCCACCATCGGCGCGTTCGCGGCGTTCAGCCTGATGAGCATCGCGATAGGGACGGACTACTGGCTGTATTCGCGGACGTACCTGTGCAATGCGACCAACGTGACCACGGACGACAGTCAGACGCAGCCACGGAAACCCACGGGCGACCTGACGCACTCCGGGCTGTGGAGGATCTGCTGTGTAGAAG GTATTAATAGAGGAAGTTGTTTCCAAATTAATCATTTCCCAGATGATAATGACTACGATACTGACAGCTCAGAATATCTTTTAC gCATTGTCCGAGCCTCCAGCATATTCCCTATCCTCAGCACCATCCTTCTGCTgctggggagtgtgtgtgttggggtggggaGGGTCTACACCAAGAGGAACAGCATACTCCTTAGTGCTAGCATCTTGTTTGTTGCTGCCG GACTCAGTAACATCATAGGCATCATTGTATACATCTCCAGCAACACCGGAGACCCCATTAACAAGAAGGACGAAGACAAGAAGAATCAGTACAGCTATGGCTGGTCCTTCTACTTTGGGGCACTCTCCTTCATCGTGGCAGAGACTGTGGCAGTGCTGGCCATCAACATCTACATCGAGACGAACAAAGAGTCTCTACGCTTTCATTCCCATGGCAACATTAGACACTCGAACTCTTCATCCTCGCCGTACACTTGTATACCCAACTTCCAGAATCGCAGGCAGCGGTCTCGCTCCAGCTCCCGTTCCACTGAAGCATCTTCTCATGAAGCTTCACCCAGCAGCAGTAGTGATGCTATGAAAATGGCTGCCTCTGTGCCTGTGGGTGACATCTCCTTGTATACCCTGACAAGGGACCACTCCCTTAAGGCTGGCATAGATAGCAACTACAGCAATGAGCATGACCCTGGTTTCCTGCAGGTGCACAGCTGCTTCCCCAATGATGTGAATGACACAATCAACAGACGCACCACACCAGTATAA
- the aimp2 gene encoding aminoacyl tRNA synthase complex-interacting multifunctional protein 2 isoform X2: protein MAMYQVKPFGGGDIIHLPTCMYRLPNIHTQTVRCADHVLQNGEIDTGLKALEERQDEILRRLWELKAAVDGLAKTVTTPDADLDATTVPPSPASASTFRGSVDLDSLLGRDLGALRDIVINASPSRPPLCLLVLHRLLCQRYQVLSSVHVHSSVSSVPPKLVNCLGLRRTDNFQRQRFQLGFTLIWKDVPKVQMKFCVPTMCTIEGEANVARFLFRLLGVEPQDPAMATMIDSWVDTAFLQLAQGGAKEQATVVHALNDSLSRSPWLVGAEYSLADMACASCLLQTGAAKSGLVNVQRWLKACQNLGHFNFIHALLQ from the exons ATGGCCATGTACCAGGTAAAGCCCTTCGGTGGGGGTGACATAATTCATTTGCCGACCTGCATGTACCGGTTACCGAACATCCACACGCAGACTGTCCGCTGTGCCGACCATGTGCTGCAG aatggcGAGATTGACACTGGGCTGAAGGCTCTGGAGGAGAGACAGGATGAGATCCTGCGGCGCCTTTGGGAGCTGAAGGCGGCTGTTGACGGTCTGGCCAAGACTGTCACCACCCCCGACGCGGACCTGGACGCGACCACCGTGCCACCCTCTCCTGCCTCGGCCTCTACCTTCCGAGGCTCAGTTGATTTGGACTCCTTGCTGGGCAGA GACCTGGGAGCCCTCAGGGACATTGTGATCAATGCCAGTCCATCACGGCCGCCACTGTGTCTGCTGGTGCTCCACAGGCTGCTGTGCCAGCGTTACCAGGTCCTTTCCTCGGTGCATGTGCACTCCTCTGTCTCCTCCGTCCCTCCAAAGCTCGTCAACTGCTTGGGTCTTCGCCGCACCGACAACTTCCAGCGACAGAGATTCCAGCTGGGCTTCACTCTCATATGGAAGGATG TGCCAAAGGTACAGATGAAGTTCTGTGTGCCCACCATGTGCACCATTGAGGGAGAGGCAAATGTGGCAAGATTCCTCTTCAGGCTTCTGGGTGTGGAGCCCCAGGATCCTGCTATGGCGACTATGATTGACAGCTGGGTGGACACTGCATTCCTGCAGCTGGCACAGGGAGGAGCAAAGGAGCAGGCGACCGTGGTGCACGCCCTCAACGATTCCCTTAGCCGCAGCCCATGGCTCGTGGGGGCGGAGTACTCCCTGGCCGACATGGCGTGTGCCTCCTGCCTCCTTCAGACAGGGGCGGCCAAGTCAGGCCTTGTTAATGTGCAGCGCTGGCTGAAGGCATGTCAGAACCTCGGCCACTTTAACTTTATACATGCGCTGCTGCAATAA
- the aimp2 gene encoding aminoacyl tRNA synthase complex-interacting multifunctional protein 2 isoform X4 gives MAMYQNGEIDTGLKALEERQDEILRRLWELKAAVDGLAKTVTTPDADLDATTVPPSPASASTFRGSVDLDSLLGRDLGALRDIVINASPSRPPLCLLVLHRLLCQRYQVLSSVHVHSSVSSVPPKLVNCLGLRRTDNFQRQRFQLGFTLIWKDVPKVQMKFCVPTMCTIEGEANVARFLFRLLGVEPQDPAMATMIDSWVDTAFLQLAQGGAKEQATVVHALNDSLSRSPWLVGAEYSLADMACASCLLQTGAAKSGLVNVQRWLKACQNLGHFNFIHALLQ, from the exons ATGGCCATGTACCAG aatggcGAGATTGACACTGGGCTGAAGGCTCTGGAGGAGAGACAGGATGAGATCCTGCGGCGCCTTTGGGAGCTGAAGGCGGCTGTTGACGGTCTGGCCAAGACTGTCACCACCCCCGACGCGGACCTGGACGCGACCACCGTGCCACCCTCTCCTGCCTCGGCCTCTACCTTCCGAGGCTCAGTTGATTTGGACTCCTTGCTGGGCAGA GACCTGGGAGCCCTCAGGGACATTGTGATCAATGCCAGTCCATCACGGCCGCCACTGTGTCTGCTGGTGCTCCACAGGCTGCTGTGCCAGCGTTACCAGGTCCTTTCCTCGGTGCATGTGCACTCCTCTGTCTCCTCCGTCCCTCCAAAGCTCGTCAACTGCTTGGGTCTTCGCCGCACCGACAACTTCCAGCGACAGAGATTCCAGCTGGGCTTCACTCTCATATGGAAGGATG TGCCAAAGGTACAGATGAAGTTCTGTGTGCCCACCATGTGCACCATTGAGGGAGAGGCAAATGTGGCAAGATTCCTCTTCAGGCTTCTGGGTGTGGAGCCCCAGGATCCTGCTATGGCGACTATGATTGACAGCTGGGTGGACACTGCATTCCTGCAGCTGGCACAGGGAGGAGCAAAGGAGCAGGCGACCGTGGTGCACGCCCTCAACGATTCCCTTAGCCGCAGCCCATGGCTCGTGGGGGCGGAGTACTCCCTGGCCGACATGGCGTGTGCCTCCTGCCTCCTTCAGACAGGGGCGGCCAAGTCAGGCCTTGTTAATGTGCAGCGCTGGCTGAAGGCATGTCAGAACCTCGGCCACTTTAACTTTATACATGCGCTGCTGCAATAA